From the genome of Arthrobacter russicus:
GCTGGGTGGAAAGCGATTTGAGACACCGCAACAAGGGTTCAGCACCCCGATCGCCGCCTGCCACCGCTTTCTGGACCATGGTCTGGTCCAGCGCGACCAGGGAAAATTCGACCGCCACGAAAAATCCGGTACCTAGAATAAGGAACACGCCGACGACTAAAAGCAGCCATTCCATTTACCGGATCACCGCCGTCGCGGCTGATCTGCGCGCGCAATGCGCTGCAATTGATGGAGGTTGGTCGTCCTGGCCGAACTCGCCGGGCAATTGGCCGCCGGCTGCGGAGTTCTCAAGCGCAGGGATATCGGATAGGGCTGTGCCGGCAAGTGCCTCGACCGTAGTACGGATCGGCTGCCGGCTCCTAGAGTGGTAGTCCATAGTCCTCACAGTCTACCGGACGTGGGAACCCCTCGGCGACTCCTACCAGCTCTGTTGCAGCGGGCGGCCTTCTTCGTAACCCGCCGCGGACTGGATTCCGACCAGGGCTTTTTCGCGGAACTGGGCCAAATCAGTGGCCCCGGCGTAAGTCAGGGAGCTGCGCAGCCCCGAAGTGATCATGTCGAGCAAGTCCTCCACACCAGGCCGGGCCGGGTCGAGATACATCTTCGAGGAGGAAATGCCTTCCTCGAAAAGCGCTTTCCGGGCCCGGTCGAACGCCCCTTCGCGCTGCGTCCGGTTCTGCACCGCCCGGGCGCTGGCCATCCCGAAGCTTTCCTTGTAACGCCGGCCCGCCGAGTCCACCAGCAAATCGCCGGGGCTTTCGTAAGTGCCGGCAAACCAGGAACCGATCATCACTTGGCTCGCCCCGGCGGCGAGCGCGAGGGCGACGTCGCGCGGGTAGCGCACCCCGCCGTCGGCCCAGATCGACTTGCCCAGCTCGCGCGCGGCCCCAGCACATTCCAGCACCGCGGAGAACTGCGGCCGACCCACGGCGGTCATCATCCGGGTGGTGCACATCGCCCCCGGCCCGACGCCCACTTTGACGATGTCCGCGCCGGCTTCCACCAAATCCCGGACGCCATCGGCACTGACCACGTTTCCGGCCACGATCGGCACCTTCGGACTCAGCTCGCGGACCGCGGCGAGCGCCTCGAACATTTTGCGCTGATGCCCGTGCGCGGTGTCCACCACCAGGCAATCCACCCCGCCCTCGAGCAGTGCCGCGGCTTTGGCCTGCACATCGCCGTTGATCCCCACCGCCGCGGCCACCCGGAGCCGCCCTGCCGAATCCAGGGCCGGCTGGTAGATCGTGGAGCGCAACGCCCCGTTCCGGGTCAAGGCGCCGACCAGCTTCCGGTTCCCGCCGGCATCGGAGCGCAGTACCGGAGCGAAACCGCCCGGCGCGCCGTCGAGCAATTCGAAGGCCTGCTGCAACGCGGCCCGGTG
Proteins encoded in this window:
- a CDS encoding GMP reductase, which encodes MRFIETATERSAQDSRAGATDLTYSDVFLVPSRSEVISRLDVDLSSDDGTGTTIPLVVANMTAVTGKRMVETMARRGGLAVLPQDIPLPVLREVTEWVKSRDPLFETPVTLSAGDTVIDALHLIDKRAHGAVVVTAPDGTFQGVVSAADCEGVDRFSSLGSVMRSTVVTIDAALFDGVADHRAALQQAFELLDGAPGGFAPVLRSDAGGNRKLVGALTRNGALRSTIYQPALDSAGRLRVAAAVGINGDVQAKAAALLEGGVDCLVVDTAHGHQRKMFEALAAVRELSPKVPIVAGNVVSADGVRDLVEAGADIVKVGVGPGAMCTTRMMTAVGRPQFSAVLECAGAARELGKSIWADGGVRYPRDVALALAAGASQVMIGSWFAGTYESPGDLLVDSAGRRYKESFGMASARAVQNRTQREGAFDRARKALFEEGISSSKMYLDPARPGVEDLLDMITSGLRSSLTYAGATDLAQFREKALVGIQSAAGYEEGRPLQQSW